Genomic segment of Lemur catta isolate mLemCat1 chromosome 2, mLemCat1.pri, whole genome shotgun sequence:
GCACTTCCCCGCAGTAGCGCTGATGAGACTGCCcatggtgggggttggggagtgCCTCCAGATGCCCTACAACACAGGAACAGGGCCTCGGTGGGTGGGAACCACCCATGTGGATGTGCTTCAGAGCCTGTTCTCCATTTCCCAGCTCCTCAGGGCTGGCAGGTCTGAGCTATTTAAAGCCCTAGCCTAAGGCCTCAAAAATGTCCATATTCATCCCAAATCTGGCTTTCCTAGTCAACCAAAACATCTGGTTGCATGCAGTTGTACTGGCACTATTGCTTGTGGGGAGCTGAACCACTGCAGgcccaaagaataaaaataacacgGAAACCTTCTCCAAGAAAAAAGCTTAGAAGCAAAACAACAGCCTGACCCTagtttacaggtaaggaaactgaggcacagagtgagTCAGCTTGCTGAAGGGAGATCCCGAGTCATAGCTTAAGTCTCCCCCTTCAAGTTCAGGGCCTTCCCCTGTGCAGAGCTGCTGCCTCTTGACCCCTTACTGTGGGTCCTCCCTGGGCCTAGCCTCTGGAGAGGGCCCCGGAAGGAATAGATCTGTCAGGCCCTGCTGAGGGGGGACGCGGGAGTAGGTTCTGATGGAGGACACAGGGCTGTTTGGGATGGGTGTCTTGGCCATAGCAGAACTTGGTACATATCATGCAGGGGCCACCAAAGGCCCCATTCCCAGACCCCTGCTCTTCAGCATGCCACAGGAAACTACCTGGGTAGAGAAGTGCATGAAACAGATGGACAAACATCCCCATCTGCCCATTTGGGTTTCACCCTTTATGTAAGCTGtcaccctgggcaagtcacttctctccaggcctcagctgccatctataaaatgggagaggGATGTCGTCACAGCCCGGTGAATGTGGTAGGTGGATCCAATCAGGGGTGCAGTCTTGGCTTCTTAAAGAGGCAATGATCCTGCTCTGAGCCTCTCCCACACAATGGGGACAATGGGGCCTTCTGGGGTCTGCATAAGTAGACTCAGTGACTAGTTCTCCTCCTGACCCAAGGGAACTAAAAAAAGTTCAGGAAATgatccctggagcccagaagGATTAACCAGTCATGACCACGACTCTCAGCTTTACTAGCCCATTCTCTTCTGGTGGGAACAAGAAAGGGAGGTAGGCATTGGAGGTAATTTAGGGACTGAGAAACTGGTCTTGAAAACACAGGGGAACAGAGTGGGTGATGGCTGAAACTTGCAATTTCTCATTCCCAAAGAGCCCTGGCACCAACTGGGTCGCTTGCTATCCCTCCCGGGTTTCAGTGACCTCTGTGCAAGGTCCTACCAACCCTAACAACCTGTGGTTAAGACTGACACAGGAGCACCACCTGCCCCAATTTTGTGACTCAGGTCAGCCTTCTTTTTCTGCTCTAATCCCATCCCTATGCCCTCTCCACAGCTCCAATTCCTGAAAACCTCATGATCTTCCCAGGGGCAGCTGTGGCCACATCAAGCCCAGAGCTATGAGGCCACTGGACCTTCTCCAGTGGGCCAGAAAACTTCAGATTCCAGGTGTTGAGGAGCTCCTACTTGGGCATCACTTCCCCTGAGGCCTTTGAAGGGCTGAGGGAACCTGTAGGGGATGTGCAAAATCCTGTATCATGCATTTGATATTAggagggtgctggggagagggagaggcttGTTCAACTGTCCAGGGCCCTGAAACCTTGAGCACTTCCCATCTCTGCATCTTGAAGGCTGGTAGAAAGCAGGAACCCCCAGCTCTCTGGGGTTGGGTGGGTGGTGGCAGTACAGGCCCTTAGGAGTCTACAGAGAGTTACACAGACACGGCTTGTGAGGCAGGCCCTGGAGGGGACCGTAAcaataaaactttcattttacaaGCAGGTATACAGAGGCCTAGATGGGAGAGGGCCTTGTCCAAGGTAAAAcagtggaggagggcagggagaggccaggtCCTAGAGTCAGTCTCCACGCCctcccacacacaacacaccaacACAGACACTGGTCCTGACTTATAATTTAATGGCTGTGCAGGTCCTGGTTCCTCATTTCTGCTGCTCACGGGCCCACTGCTCTGGGGTCAGAGTTTTCTGCTCAAAAGCATGGATGTGCGGGAGCTCTTCCACTAGACACGTGTTCACCAGCCTAGGGGGAGAGATGCGGTCAGGAATGGGAGAATGGGGACTGGGTTGCAGCCCTCGAAGCTAGGGTGACTCAGGAGACTGTAGGTGTCCTCAAGGTTTGTAGTCCCCAGGACGTGGGAACAGTTGGGGGTTGGGCTTAAATTGAAATACGCGAAGCAGGGGCCACGAAGGCTGGATCCTTAAAGTCACGGGGCCACCTTGGAGGGGGGTAAGGGAATTAGGTTGCAGGAAAATGGGGAGTGGACAGGGCTGTGGTCCCAGAGTTCTGACCGCTCTGTGCGGCGTGTTGCCGGGACCTCACCGGTGTCTCTGAAGCAGCGGCTTCCCCTCAAACTTGGCGGACACCACCAGGACTCGGAAGCTGGACGCGCAACGGTTGGGGGTCGTGTCCTCCACCTCCTACCCGGCAGAATAATGCGAATGGAGCCGAGCGCGTCCCCCAGGAACACTTTTCCCCCGTTGCGGCGGCTCAACTCACCACGTGCTCCGCCTCCAGGTCCCGCTGCAGCTTCTCCCGAAGGTATTCGGCGCTGAGTTCCATAGCCGCAGTCCAGCTGGGGCGGCAGCCCAGCGGGGACGGAACCTCAACCGGGCCACACCGCCCTGCGCCCTTACAGAAGGCACTTCCGCTGAGGCATCTACTTCCGCCCTTACTAAGGCGTCGGAAAACGCGGTACTCCGCCCTCAAGCAAGCCGAGCTTTCCAGCAGTCAAGCGTTTCCGCGCTTGCCATCAGTTAGCCAATCAGAGTGTGCGTAAGGATGGGCGCTGCCGGAGCCGACGCTCATTGGCTGGCGCTCGTCGCCGTCGTACCGGCCTGGGTTCTGTGGGCGGGTTTCCAAACCTCCCTGCAGCCCAGAAAGAGGGCACGAACCCGGACTGCTGTGACTTCCACGGTTCCTGGGGATCGTCCCCAAGCACTTTTTCCGAAACAAGCATCTTACAGCCCTAGCAGCCCAGCCCTTCCTGGGGTCCTAGGTCATAGCAGTGAACCCCCAGCGCCTGCCCCTTACCCACAAGCCCCGATGGGCCCCGCGGGGGACGCGGTGAGGGCGGGGCGCTTCTACGGCGTTTACCTCCTCTACTGCCTGAACCCTCGGCACCGGGGCCGCGTCTACGTGGGGTTTACCGTCAACCCTGCTCGACGGGTCCAGCAGCACAATGGGGGCCGCAAAAAAGGCGGGGCCTGGCGGACCAGCGGGCGAGGGCCCTGGTAAGAGGGAGCGGGTCTGTGTGTCAAgaaggaaggcttcatggagaagGCGGGCCCCGCGGGGCAGAAGCCTGAGGAGAGGGGCGAGCCAGGCCAGCGATAGAGGGCAGGGCTGCTGTGGGGGCTGATGGGGCTGGAacggggcaggggggtgggggctcTAGTGACGAGGGCGGGGTCTGTCACAGGGGAGGGGCGCAGCAGGGAGGCGGTGCCCTGTGGAActcggggcgggggaggggagggggctggcgaTCCAGGATGGGGTCCGGCGACCGGGGCCTGGTGAGCAGGGCCGGGGTTGGCATAGAGCCTAGAAGGGAGAGGAACTGAACACAGTCAAGTACCTGGGACTGGAGCGAGGCCTGAGGTTGCAGGTGTGCGGGACGTAGCTCCCCGGAGGGGCCTCGCGGCTAGGCTTGAGGCTGGGTGTGAGGACTCCGAACCGTGGCCAGGGGATTCGGCATGACGGGGTGGGGGGCTCACGGACCGCACCCTCGTTCTCCTCTGCCCCCTAACCAGGGAGATGGTGCTCATCGTGCACGGCTTCCCGTCCGCTGTGGCCGCCCTTCGGGTAAGAAAGAAGACCCGGCGGCGGGCGGGGGCTCGGGGCCTGCCCCAGGCCGCCCCCTGCCCCGAGCTGCCCTGACGCTCTTGTACCCCGTCTGCAGTTCGAGTGGGCCTGGCAGCACCCGCAAGCCTCCCGCCGCCTGGCGCACGTGGGTCGGCGCCTGCGCGGCGAGGCGGCCTTCGCTTTCCACCTGCGCGTGCTGGCGCACATGCTGCGCGCGCCTCCCTGGGCGCGCCTCCCGCTCACGCTGCGTTGGCTGCGCCCTGACTTCCGCCAGGAACTCtgcctgccgccgccgccgcacgTGCCGCTGGCCTTCGGGCCTCCGCCGCCCCGGGTCTCTGTCCCCAGGTGCCGCACCAGTCCCTGTGCTGACACCGAGCCTGAGCTGGACCTGGGCGCCGCTGAGGCCTGCTGCACCCTGTGCGCTCACTTGCTCCAGGTGAGATCCGCCCAACGTAGGGGCGGGTCTAGGGTCCAGACAACTGCGGATCAAGTTTGGCCGCCCTGCCCCcgtctctaaaatggggatgatagtaGTTGTGGCCATTCACGAGCACATCAGTGCctcctcagtgcctttgcactttccctctgcctggaagggtCTTCCCTAGaccttttgtctattttttgagaaagagtctggctctgttgcccgggctagagggccgtggcgtcagcctcgctcacagcaacctcgaactcctgggcttaagcgatcctcctgcctcagcctcccgggtagctgggactataggcacgtgccaccataccGGGctgattttttccatatatattttctcaaactcctgggcttaagcgatcctactgcctcagcctccagagtagctgggactacaggcatgcaccaccatgcccagctaattttttctatatagatttttagctgtccaaatcatttctttctatggtagagacggggtctcactcttgctcaggctggtctcgaactcctgacctcgagcgatccacccgtctcggcctctcagagcgctaggattacaggcgtgagccaccgcgcccagcctagaccTTTTGTCTTGACGACATGTCACCTTTTCAGTGAGGTCTTCCCCGGCTTGCTATTTAAAATTGCACCTTTCTTGTACACTTTCCtgcctctctttttttcctgaacactTACTAATGTTTGacatactacatattttattatcttattagTCTCTCCTCATCCCCATACTAACCTCCACAAGGGCAGCTCTTGTTCACTACTGCAGATATTTAACAAATTAATAGATGATGGCCCTGGCTTCTCCTGAGCTCTCAGTGAATGTAAATGGTTGAGTACTTCCCATTCAGAGATGTGAGCTGCCTGCAGCTACTTGGGCTGTAAGGAACTACAGGTGTGGCTGCAGTGGCCAGGCTGTCACATAATCACTCCTGATGCTCAGAGGAAGTTGTACAGCTTAGTTCCTGGGGGCAAGTATTTTACCCTCTCTGtacctgtttcttcatctgtaagatgtaaaaaataatactatgtgcctcatagggttgttttatgtaatgcagcggtccccaacctttttggcaccaggaaccggttTCATGGTAGACAGTTTTTGCATGGACCGGGGGTTGGGGGGacgtggtgcagagctcaggcggtgaggAGCagcccgtttcctaacaggccatggaccggtactgggctgcagcctgggtgTGGGCGGCTGCAGATGTAATGGCCCCAGAACATTGTCCGGTCCATAGAAATGCTTTCTGAAGAAATGCATCATTCCTCCTTGTGTGCTCTTACCTGCCTGCCACCTCTGACAGGATGAAGAGGGTCCCTTGTGTTGCCCCCACCCTGGCTGTCCCCTAAGGGCCCATGTGATCTGCCTGGCAGAGGAGTTCCTTCGGGAAGAACCAGGGCAGCTTTTGCCCCTAGAGGGCCAATGCCCTAGGTGAGTTCGCTACCCCTACTCCTGCCTGGTCTAGCTCTGGGAAGCGGGTGCCCAGTTGTCCAATCTAGGCCCAGGCAGCTGAGTCCTCATCTTGGCACCCAGGGCCTAACCTGGAGGGGGCTTGTGATGCCTGACACTTGTGTTTTCTCACACAACCCCTTGGTAGCTGTGAGAACTCGGTGCTTTGGGGAGACCTGATCTGGCTGTGCCGGATGGGcactgaggaggaagaagagttgGAATCAGAAGAGGTGAGAGATGGCTTTGGCCCcagcctctctgccctcctccatCCCCTGGGCTGCCTTGGACCAATCCCCTTTGCCTCCACAGGAACACTGGACAGACATGCTGGAGACTGATCCTCAGTGTCCCTaaccctcctcccactcctgtTCTGTGCCAcacacccccgccccgccccagtgGGTCTGGCCAGGTTTTACTTGAGTTCAATAAAAAGTCTAACTAAGTTAAGGATACCTTCTGGTGTTcgttgtggggtggggggcagggtggagcAAGTAGGCAGGGGCCCTGCTGGTCACTGGGGCTTGGGTGAGAGGAAtacaggaaggaggaggggccGCCACTGGCCCAAGAATgtgaccagcccctcctctgcctggAGACCCCACTGCCTCAGCTTTCCCAGCTGGCCTCTGAGGTCGTATAGGTCTCTGAAGGCTCTGAAGACTCACACCCTTGCTCAGACTGTTACCTGCCTCCAGCGCCTGGCTTGACTTTGGACTTTAATCCACACTGTGAGGAcaaaggctgaggaggaaggtgGGGTACTCTCCTTCCTTGAGGCCCTGTGGCTTCCaagccccagtctcttcttgtcTCTCTCTGTGGAGCTGCCTTCAAACCCTGGGGAAGAAAAGCACCTTCTGGGGGCTGTCATTCTTCTGCCAGCCACGAGTGATGTTCTGTGAGGTCCTCTGGGAGCGTGAAGCCGGGGCTCACTCCCAGAGTCGTTAGGCTCCAGCATCCTCGTGCGTTCTTATCCTGTGTTGCCTCCAGAGGAACTTTCCTCAGtctgctccacccccacccccttcaccCTGCCCACCCACATCACTCTGGACTTGCCTGTGTCAGAGCCTGGAATGCCTGGGCCAGAACTTGGCACCTTCAAGACTGGCATGGAGTGAGTGGGCAGGTGAGTGGCCGGCCCTGCCCCATGCCTGCCTAGCACGATCcatcttcccccttcccccccccTCCCCGTCCTTCACAGAGTCCGTAAGAAAAAGCCACCTGACCTTGCAGGGACAGTTGGGAGGGGCAGGTCAGGAGCCAGATTACAGCTCAAAAACCAAACCACTATTGGGCTCTTTCTCCTTTCagtctttcttttgttttctccacaCTAAATTCACATCTTGAGGTTTTAGGTCAATGTAACTGTGGCTCCAGGCTGCCCCACCCCTTTCCTTCCGGGAGGACTGCCAAGGCCCAGTGCTGGCTCCAGATCCCTCCCACTTTAGAATTACGAAATCCCCGGCTCAGAGAGCAGCTCTGCGCTGACCACACGGCACGCACACGGAGCCACGGCACGCCGAGGTGGGCTCAGGCCAGGTTCCTGAAAAGTCAGGTGAGTGCCAGAGTGGCAGTGGGCTGGGCCGGATCCCCGTCACCCTGCTCGGCTCCTGTGGCTGGTCCCTCTGTTCCGCCTCTCCCACCCCTGCTTGTTCCCCATGGGTATCCCTGGCCTGGATCCCCCTTCCTTCTGCCGAGTCATCAGAGCTTTGCTCATTCACGTACCAGACTCTGGCCCCCAAAACAAGCTCAGTTGCTCAATTGGCCATATTTGTTCCCAAGCCAAGATAGAGTGTGGCTGGGCAAGTGGAATGACAGGCCTGGTCAGCCTGGGAGTTTCCACATGTGAGGGGCCTGCGGAGCTCAAGGAGGCGAACGGGTGGGGGGTGGAGCGCATAGAGGCGCCCACTGGATGGAGGCTGCTTTAGCAGGAAGTAGTGAGAGAAAATCAAGCTGGCCAGCAGGGAGTTAGGACGGGCAGGCCCTAGAGTTTTCTCAAGTGCAGGCTGGAATCTCCTGCAGAGCTTCAAAAACCCTGACGTCTGGGCTCCACCCCAGAGAGTGCTTCAATCCTGCAGTCCCCGAGCCCGGGGCCACGGTCTGTGGCCTGTTCAGAAAACGGCtgcacatcaccgcctgagctctgcctccacccGCCACCCCctcccgtggaaaaattgtcttccatgaaactggtccctggtgtcaaaaagtttggggacccgTGGTTTACTTGGTCTGGGATGAAGCCTGGGCATTGGGATTGTGAAAGCTCTGCAGGTGCAGCAAAGGCAGGGGAGTTTGagtccccagccccaccactcACTAGGCTTGTGAGCTTGGGCGAGTGACTCAGCATCCCCaaacctcagtgtcctcatcttaAAGTGAGACTTCAGCAAATGGTATTGTTTGATGGTATTAAGGGGTCTGGCCTCTGACACAGCAGCATGGAGCTAGTCCGGGATACTTACCGCCAGCCAGAGGAGTATGTGAAGGGGATCCCGCTTGTCAAGTCCTTTGCAGAAGCTTTGGGGCCGCTGCAGAGCTTCCAGCCCCAGCCCGATGACCTGCTGATTAGCACCTACCCCAAGTCTGGTAGGTGACGAGGGCACCCACCCTCTCCTGGGCCGCCATCCCCACCCTGGCCCGCAGGGGCAcgccctcagccctgcccacctcccgtTCCCATCTCCCTCCCCCTCTAGGCACCACTTGGGTGAGCCAGATACTGGACATGATCTACCAGGGTGGCGACCTACAGAAGTGTCACCGGGCCCCCATCTTCATCCGTGTGCCCTTCCTTGAGTTCAAAGCCCCAGGGCTTCCCTCAGGTGTGTGGTGGGTGCTGCGGGCAAGTGGAGTGCAGGGAGGGAGGCCCGGGCTCCAGCTCACCAAACCTTTCCCTACCCATGGCTTAGGTTTGGAGACGCTGAAAGAAACACCAGCCCCACGGCTCCTCAAGACACACTTGCCCCTGGCCCTGCTCCCCCAGTCTCTGCTGGATCGGAAGATCAAAGTAAGTGGCCAGGGAAGCCAAGGGGAGGCTCCTGGGGACATCCAGCGTTAGCCCTGTTCTTCTGGGAAGGTCTTCTCACTTCCTCGAGCCTTTTCTCATCTTGATGGGGAGACTCTCTGCCTCTTGATCTGGTGGGGGTCAGACAACCAGGAAAGTGAGGCTGTTCACTGCAGACCCGAGAAAGGCGGAGCCCAGGTGATCACAGGCTCTCGGGAGAGGGGGCTGGTGGGAACCCGGCATGTCTTGCTCCAAATCTGGGTGTGATGGCATCAACGGAGATTAGATTAATGTAAAATATGGCTCCAGGAACCAGCTAGGACTTCGGCATCAAagcagggttcaaatcccagcccagTAATAACCTATCTTGAGAGCTCTCAAGTCAgcttctaagcctcagtttcctcctttgccagACAGGGATAACTTCCCTCACAGGATGCTGTCCAGGGCGACAGGAGGGCAGGATGGGGGGCCCAGGACTGGTGTGGGGTGTGCTGTGTGGTGATGGTGCTGCGGGTTGAGGTGATCTGCCCCTGCAGGTGGTCTATGTTGCCCGCAATGCAAAGGATGTGGCTGTCTCCTATTACCACTTCTACTGCATGGCCAAGGTGCACCCTGATCCTGGTACCTGGGACAGCTTCCTGGAGAAGTTCATGGCTGGGAAAGGTGGGCCCTACTCGGGGAAGGAGGGGGTGGAGCTGAGGAGCAGCAGCTAGAACTAACTCCAGCCCCACCTTGgtgccctgccccttcccagtgTGCTATGGGTCCTGGTACCAGCACGTGCAGGAGTGGTGGGAGCTGAGTCGCACTCACCCGGTGCTCTACCTCTGTTATGAAGACATGAAGGAGGTGAGACCACCTGTTCCTGCTTCCCTCCATGTCGCACCTGGGGGGCAGGATCCTCACAGAGGCCTGCCAAAGCCCTCTCAGGCCCCCTCCCTATGGCAGTGCCCACCCCATCCTGGATCTCCGTCCTGCCTTCCCTCAGCTggagtgccaggcactctgtacGGCTCTTATCTCTGGCGCCTGAGTCAGCCATATGTGCAGTCACTGATCAGCAGTTCACTGCCCTCTACTCTCCCTGCCAAAGGGTTTGCCAAGGGTTTACCCTGGGACCCGGCATCAAAGAACACCGTGCCTGTCCTCACCCAGGAAGAACCAAACCCAGCTTATTACAGGATCACAGGCAGGTGAGGGGATGAGTGAGACAAGGAGCTGGTGCTGCGGTTTCTAGTGGAAGTGGACAGGTCCCTTCTGAGGTTAGAGAGGAGAGCCCCCTCCCTTTTGTTTGCTCAGCGAGAACCCAAACCTCGCTGAAGAGTCCTCTGCTTCTCTAGAACCCCAAAAGGGAGATTCAGAAGATCATGGAGTTTGTGGGGCGCTCCCTGCCAGAGGAGATCGTGGACCACATTGTCCAGCACACATCTTTTGAGGAGATGAAGAAGAACCCCATGACTAACTATACCACCGTCCCCCATGACATCATGGACCATGACATTTCCCCCTTCATGAGGAGAGGTGGGTGCCCAGCCGGGATGGGTGTCGCGGGAGGGTGGGAGCAGCAGCCAGAGCCCACCCTGAGCCATGGGGCCCCTCTGCAGCGGGACTTcagccccctccttcccccacaagGCATGGCTGGGGACTGGAAAACCACCTTCACTGTGGCCCAGAGTGAGCACTTTGACGCTGACTACGCCGAGAAGATGACTGGCTGGGAGCTCAGCTTCTGCTCACAGCTGGGA
This window contains:
- the BOLA2B gene encoding bolA-like protein 2 → MELSAEYLREKLQRDLEAEHVEVEDTTPNRCASSFRVLVVSAKFEGKPLLQRHRLVNTCLVEELPHIHAFEQKTLTPEQWAREQQK
- the SLX1A gene encoding structure-specific endonuclease subunit SLX1 isoform X2, giving the protein MGPAGDAVRAGRFYGVYLLYCLNPRHRGRVYVGFTVNPARRVQQHNGGRKKGGAWRTSGRGPWEMVLIVHGFPSAVAALRDEEGPLCCPHPGCPLRAHVICLAEEFLREEPGQLLPLEGQCPSCENSVLWGDLIWLCRMGTEEEEELESEEEHWTDMLETDPQCP
- the SLX1A gene encoding structure-specific endonuclease subunit SLX1 isoform X1 — its product is MGPAGDAVRAGRFYGVYLLYCLNPRHRGRVYVGFTVNPARRVQQHNGGRKKGGAWRTSGRGPWEMVLIVHGFPSAVAALRFEWAWQHPQASRRLAHVGRRLRGEAAFAFHLRVLAHMLRAPPWARLPLTLRWLRPDFRQELCLPPPPHVPLAFGPPPPRVSVPRCRTSPCADTEPELDLGAAEACCTLCAHLLQDEEGPLCCPHPGCPLRAHVICLAEEFLREEPGQLLPLEGQCPSCENSVLWGDLIWLCRMGTEEEEELESEEEHWTDMLETDPQCP
- the LOC123632782 gene encoding sulfotransferase 1A1 isoform X1, translated to MELVRDTYRQPEEYVKGIPLVKSFAEALGPLQSFQPQPDDLLISTYPKSGTTWVSQILDMIYQGGDLQKCHRAPIFIRVPFLEFKAPGLPSGLETLKETPAPRLLKTHLPLALLPQSLLDRKIKVVYVARNAKDVAVSYYHFYCMAKVHPDPGTWDSFLEKFMAGKVCYGSWYQHVQEWWELSRTHPVLYLCYEDMKENPKREIQKIMEFVGRSLPEEIVDHIVQHTSFEEMKKNPMTNYTTVPHDIMDHDISPFMRRGMAGDWKTTFTVAQSEHFDADYAEKMTGWELSFCSQLGVVLSGNHSRRSV
- the LOC123632782 gene encoding sulfotransferase 1A1 isoform X2 — encoded protein: MELVRDTYRQPEEYVKGIPLVKSFAEALGPLQSFQPQPDDLLISTYPKSGLETLKETPAPRLLKTHLPLALLPQSLLDRKIKVVYVARNAKDVAVSYYHFYCMAKVHPDPGTWDSFLEKFMAGKVCYGSWYQHVQEWWELSRTHPVLYLCYEDMKENPKREIQKIMEFVGRSLPEEIVDHIVQHTSFEEMKKNPMTNYTTVPHDIMDHDISPFMRRGMAGDWKTTFTVAQSEHFDADYAEKMTGWELSFCSQLGVVLSGNHSRRSV